The genomic stretch TGATAGTAGCACTCAATGCGTTTTCTAATTTCTGGTTCTCGAACACTGTACTATTCCTTGTTTTTGCCTCCCAGGGAATCCTTTCATATTGGGTCTCCAATACATTCATAGGTTCTCCATCAATTGGTGTCAATGTCacactttcttcttcttcgatgaAATAGTCAAAGGATCTGATGGAATCGTTTGAATAGCGGTATCGaacaaacaagaacaagCAAAATGAAAGCAATGATAGAATAATACTAAATATGACAGTGAGGACCCACTTTTTAGACATCGATTGTTTGAAAGGCAAAAGCCGATAAGAGACATCTAAAGCTTTTTGGTAATACTTATTATCTTGAAAGTAGTAGGTGTGTTTTTCAGCCACTGCTTCATTCTCCAAGTCTTTGTCTGACATTTTGACAATTCattgagaagaaaataattcaaatatagtttcaaaaagacaacCGAAATTCGTATAATATATTCTAATTATATTTGAATGATTGAAATTAAGCGAGGGGctcaaaaaatattttaaGTCTCTTAAATTCAGTTTCTTGAGATTGCAAGTTAGACGTATTTCCGAGGCGAGTCATGCAGAATTCCGAGGGCTACAGGTGCAATTGTATGGGAACTGATTGTATTGTATACTGTAGTTGGAATTTCGCAACATCTCGCTCTTAGTTGAATATCACAATTCCAATAGCTCCGTGAGGGGTCTCAACATTCACGTGAAAGGTGTGGCCCACTATAAATGGGAATCAAATAGGTTGGATAGAATTAAATTAGACAAATCTTCTATTCCTCATAATATTGGATTAGTAGGATTTAACCAAAAGCCAAATTATTGAAATTTCCTTGCCATGTCTTCTGAGTACGGTGTCCTTATCTACGACAAGCCTGATGCtgatagaagaaaatttttcaaagaacACATTGCTGGAATAGCTCCCATGGTCAATTCTGGAGTTATCAAGGTTGCTGGAGCAATTTTCAAAGATGAAACAAGAACCAAGGTAGTCGGTAGTTCGATTCAATTGGCCGCAaattccaaagaagaggccattgagttgttgaagaaggatgCTTTCTACGTCAATGGTATCTGGGATCTTGATAATGCTGTGATTACTTCAATTGCGACAGCAGTCCGTATTCCTAAGAAGTTCCCTGGAACCAATGAAGAACTCTACAAGCTTTAGATAGatatttatttattagTTCAATACATGGGCAAATGTCTCAACATTTTGAAATAATTTACCGAACACATCGCGGAAGTAGTTAGTGCTTAGTATCCTGATGATGCTAAAATCATTTACCCACGCTTATTCCAGGAATTCACATAGAACAAGGGTGGTAGAATATTTAGCAATCACAGTGTTGTGGAGACCGACATGCTATTTCCGCCGTTCGGAAATACTGTACAATAGAGCTCGATACCAAAAGGGTAAACTTGGCATGCTATAACAGTAAAGGAATATATATCAGCATTGACGACTCCCAATAGACAAACAATTGACACTATTTATATGATGGAATATGAAGGATATGTTCAAAAGATTGAGTTATTTTGACTTATCAAGGATTCCCAAGACCTCGTTGTGAGGAACTGTACCACAAAAAAAGGAAATTCAGTAGGGTTCGCATGCAAGGAGGATTAAAATCAGATGGCTGCACATATAATGGCATTAACTACGAAGAGAGTAGTTGCCATATTGTAACTCAACTTCACTTCACAGAAATCCTTTTAGTATATGTTCAATACAACTTTTAGGTTTTGTGTCCAATTTCTAGCCATGTGCGCTGTGCTGATAACTGCAAAAGAAGCTGATAAGCACTAAAGTTGATGCACAGCTTATGCGCATCACTCTCGTATTTTTTTGTACCTGTGCAAAGAAATAAGTGCAAGAATGGTGCTGGAGGTACTCCGAATCTATTTGATCTGTTTTACACAAGTGTACTTGGTTGTTGTGTAGAACGAGCAGTAACTTAATGTCCACACAAATAGAATTTTGTTAAGAAAACAAGTCACTTCTCGTCCATATCCATGCAAGCGGGCATCAGTTTACAAGGCCAATAGAACAGGCTtactgatgaagaaatcgagaGATTCAGCGAAGGCTATTTTCAGCCCAAGTATTGGCTGAAGTTGACAAAGATTTGATTTTCCTATTCATGAATGTGTTCAATTGAGAAATGAACACTACATCACCACCGAGATTCAAACCTACGAAAAGAGATATACAACACACCATCGAATGATTTAGGAAAACTGAAAAGATATGCTTTACTTCTCTCTAGTTTCGTGAGCGAGCCTAGAGAATCCGTTACTAATTGGTCATCAGGTCATTGGACTTGACTTAGAATTTCGTCTTTGTACAAGCACAGAATAagtatcttcttctctaacATTATTCTAATACTATTTCTATAACTAATAGTATGTACTTCCTTATGCTGGTTGCAAATTATCAATGCACGCCTGGTAAGAGTTCACGTATGTATTTTCACTCGTAGAGAACTCGCCAATTACAATGTAGAGGAATAAGCAAGAAATACAGATTATACGAGTAGGAAGCAATTCACTTTCAGACAAAACCTTTAAGTTCCCATATACAATTTACAAGAATCAAAACAACTTGAGCTATTTATACCTCTTCCTAATTCTCAATTTTTCTGTTTAAGAGAGTATTTAAGACAGTGTAAGATCCACTGTGTTCTCATAGAAACTTTTCATAGAGTGCATATCATACAATTTTAATTACATAATAGACTTTTCTACACAAAATGAAACCACCTGGAAACAACTGCCTCGTTGATACTTTTTCACCAAAGAAAGCTTCCGCTCCACTGAAGCTGAATAGACGTGATTGAATAGATGCGATTATAGTAGAAGAGGTTCTCAgtttaatttttcaactccaattcAACTTCGTTTATATCTATAGGATTTTCACACGTAGAATTATTTGTCTCGTTCAACTACCATCCATTTATAGCCGGTAAAGATGAGCTGGTATTCTGTTGATTCGGAAATTGAATCGTTGGAACGAAGACATGCTGGTCACCACCACACAGTGAACATAAAGTATGGATACGTGATATTAGCACTTTCTATTGTCCACATGGTGTTGAGCATTTCTGGGAAAAAGCtatacttcaagaactgggCTGAAACAGGAAGAGCTTCCAGCTGGTGGAGAAGTGTTGTGTCGATTCCTTTTTGGGTGTCGACTTTGGTCTGGTTGGCCATATTTGCATTCCTCAGCATTTTCCACATCGAAGAACTTTCAGAGAATTACACCACAGCAGTCAAGAGACTCGGAAGAATGGCATACTGCTTGGTTCCTTTCACGATCTTCATAAGTCTCAGACCTCCCAATACTGTAGGCTACCAAAGTGGCTACtatttggagaagttgaatctTCACAAATGGATCTCAAGGTTGATCTTTGCTACAGCGATTGGCCACGGTCTTGGATTCTTGTACAAATGGACGAAAGAAGGTGCTTTGGCAGAAAAGATCTTTAAGTTCGACAATTTCCTTGGAGTCACCGTTTTTGCCTTGATGCCGGTGCTTATATTTGCTTCTGTAAACGTCatgagaagaagaaattatcGTTTATTCTACATTTTGCATAATGTTACCTTATGGATGTTTGTGGTTTTGATCGCATTCCACGCAAGACCGGGCGTCCCGCTTTTGGCAgtgatcaacttggcatTGTTAGGCTATCAGATATACCagagattcttcaagtcgtATTATTTACACGATATCCTGGTAGTGGAATCTCCCTACTCTAAGATGCAAATCATAAGGATCCCCAGACCAGAAACCTTCCCTTCCTACTTACCAGGCTCTCACATAAGATTGGGGTACCTGGCGACAAACATCAGCGCCTGGCTCTATGCTACCCACCCCTTCACAATTGCTTCTACAAACGACGATTCGGAATCCACGTTGGACTTGGTCATGAACAAGCCTGTCAACTTTCCCATTGACATCACTTCGCCATACACCATGACTGGTCCATTCCCATCGTTGCCCCCACAGTTTTACACAACAGCTAGACACGTGAATATCATCTGCGGAGGAAGCGGCATTTCGTTCGGTTTGCCCATCTACAAGTACTTTGTAAATTCCAATAGATCTATACCTATACGCCTTATCTGGTGTATACGGAGTCTGGATGATACATTCATTCTTGACCATTTGCTTCCTGAAAGGTCCATCGATGTACAGATTTACATCACCAGTAATACTGGCAGTTTGAACCAGCAACAATCTGCCTCCACGATCTTTGACGAAGAGGCAGACGCTTTGTTGGAAGGTGATAGTACTACCAACATAGAGATGGCTAATTTGGCTActgacaaagaagaaaagaaaaccgACCATTTCAACACCATTCATGATGGTAGACCAAACTTTGACGACGCATTCGGCAATTtagctgctgctgttgacGTCGATGAGAAATGGTTGATTGCTTGTGGTCCTCGTAAGTTAATCGATGATTGCCGCAAGTGGACTAAAGGCAAAGATATTGAATTCTACTCGGAGTTATATGAAATGTAGCATACATAGATCGGTTATCAAGgcaaaaaatgaaaatacGATATTCAGATGTACTATCAATACTCTACAATGCAATTTTTATAGTTCAAAGGTATAGCAAATGCCAAAAAATCATAAAGCTCGCACTCAGGATTGAACTAAGGACCAACAGATTTGCAATCTGCTGCGCTACCACTGCGCCATACGAGCTCTACGTTTTCGTCAGACATGGCTATTTAATTCAAATTATCACTCATCAACcgaattcttgaaattgccAAAAATTGGGCAATCCACGCCTTAATTTGCATCCCCGTAAGTTTCCGAACAATCCCACCAGTGAGCTAAGTCGCTTGTAGACTCATGGGCTACCCAATAGTGCTACCGGGGACGCAGGAAGCACACCTATTATGACAGAATCCCTTATTGAAGcttttgataatgaaaaatttttgTCGAAAGAAAATGTCGCTCCTGATGCGGAATCCGACGACACCCCATGACTCTGTCGCAGATAAGCAGGTTTATGGCCTGCAGAACACAGAATTCTCGCAGCAAgaatggttgcaaaatctcTCCGACGaagattcttcatcttatACTCCCACCTATGCCCAAATGGCTGCTCAGTTCTCTAAAAGGACCTCATCGCAACCAATCTTCAAAAATCTTTTGCTCTCGAATTCCGAAGACTTGAACGTTTCGAATTTCTTAGACTCCAATTCCACTCTATCCGAATGGAACAAAACGTCACAGACACGAT from Scheffersomyces stipitis CBS 6054 chromosome 2, complete sequence encodes the following:
- a CDS encoding predicted protein, which translates into the protein MSSEYGVLIYDKPDADRRKFFKEHIAGIAPMVNSGVIKVAGAIFKDETRTKVVGSSIQLAANSKEEAIELLKKDAFYVNGIWDLDNAVITSIATAVRIPKKFPGTNEELYKL
- a CDS encoding predicted protein, with amino-acid sequence MSLSMRNPTTPHDSVADKQVYGSQNTEFSQQEWLQNLSDEDSSSYTPTYAQMAAQFSKRTSSQPIFKNLLLSNSEDLNVSNFLDSNSTLSEWNKTSQTRFPATFSITLHNTLKLLSKASKAKCMTNSPYLATNSTIF
- the FRE3.1 gene encoding Ferric reductase, NADH/NADPH oxidase transmembrane component (Ferric reductase, NADH/NADPH oxidase and related proteins transmembrane component (6 domains)~go_funtion oxidoreductase activity~go_component membrane~go_process electron transport); amino-acid sequence: MSWYSVDSEIESLERRHAGHHHTVNIKYGYVILALSIVHMVLSISGKKLYFKNWAETGRASSWWRSVVSIPFWVSTLVWLAIFAFLSIFHIEELSENYTTAVKRLGRMAYCLVPFTIFISLRPPNTVGYQSGYYLEKLNLHKWISRLIFATAIGHGLGFLYKWTKEGALAEKIFKFDNFLGVTVFALMPVLIFASVNVMRRRNYRLFYILHNVTLWMFVVLIAFHARPGVPLLAVINLALLGYQIYQRFFKSYYLHDISVVESPYSKMQIIRIPRPETFPSYLPGSHIRLGYSATNISAWLYATHPFTIASTNDDSESTLDLVMNKPVNFPIDITSPYTMTGPFPSLPPQFYTTARHVNIICGGSGISFGLPIYKYFVNSNRSIPIRLIWCIRSSDDTFILDHLLPERSIDVQIYITSNTGSLNQQQSASTIFDEEADALLEGDSTTNIEMANLATDKEEKKTDHFNTIHDGRPNFDDAFGNLAAAVDVDEKWLIACGPRKLIDDCRKWTKGKDIEFYSELYEM